Genomic window (Spiroplasma sabaudiense Ar-1343):
TCTAAATTTTGACGATTTAAAATTTTTTCCTCAACTCTAAAGTTATAACCAAAAAATATTTTATTTTGCATAATTGAAATTACAAACTCATCAAATAACTGAAGATTAAATTTTTTTAATCATTTTGAAAACTTTAAAACTTCAACAATTTTGTGAACTTGTTCTGCTTCTTCTAAAATATCAGATCTTAAACCAGTGTTAAAAAATAAATAGTCTTCAATTTTATTTTCTAAAAAAGCTGACTTTAATTCTTGGGTAATTTCTAAAGTAATTTCATAGTCAAATCATTGCTTTTTATCAAATAGTTCTATTCCAAAAAACTTAAGAAAATTGTAGTCTGTTTTACTATTATTAAAATAAATATCCGCATATGAAATTATCTGACGATTCCTTTGAAAATTGAGAGCTTTATGAATTTTGAAGTCATCTGTCCCTATTATTTCAGCGGCACTAGCTTCACCATTTATAATAAAGATATCATCTGAAAAGCTTAAAAGTTCTAGATTTTTATCGACATTAATTTTTGCATAAAGATCATATAAATATTCTCAGTCTTCAAAATATTCAGTCTCATCTTCATGTGATTTTCGCTTAAAAAATGATAAAATCGCCAATGAAGAACCAATTAAAAAAATTACAAAAGGTAAAATATAGATCATTAAAATTCTCAAAGCAAAACCATTTTTAACATCAACAAAAATTTCTGCAATTTCTCGATATAAAATTGAAGTGATATACAAATATAAGAAAGCTAAGGCAATCAGCGACATTCCGTAGTAAATTAACTTAACTGACCATTTACTTTTTCCTAATTTTACTGTTTCATTATAGAAACTACTCACCGATCTATTCAAAGTTCTTTCAAACTTTTCTTCTAATGACAACTCTGGCTCTGGATTCACAACTTTTGATTCGTTAGTTAAATTATCTAATTTTTTTGATAAATTGTTCGACTTTTTCATCAATACTATCAATATTTCCATCAATGACAACAAAAGGAATCTTATCTGTTCATTCCAAGTATCACTGCTCATATAAGCCATTTAATAATTCTCAAAAGTGTGTTTTAACTCGCAATTCTCCTGGAATTGCTCGTTGATTAATTCTGGCAATCGAAGTTTGATTAGTGACCCTTAAATAAACAACCAGATCATAACCTTTTACATTATTATAACTAAAAATTGCAGGGGTGATATTGGTCTCAAAGAATGTTCGGTAAGTATCCCAATCTCGTTTATCTAAGTTACCCTCTTCATAATTTGCGTTTGCAAAAATCAAAGTGTCCATAACTCCACGATCAAAAATCACATCATTGAGCGACTGTGAATCTAAAAACTGTTTCATACGCTCTGTTAACATAAATAATTCCATTTTATAGGTATTGGAATTTTTATCTTGAAATTGCTCGTACAACTTATCAAAATAAGGATTTATATTCAAAGGCTCTGCATAAACTTTATATCCAAGTTTTTTGTTTAAGGCATTTATAAAAGATGTTTTGCCCGCTCCAACGGTTCCAAATATTACCAATCTCATAAACCAATCTCCTTTCTTTAATTTATTAAAATTATTTTAATACAACATTTATGATTTCTTTCATTTTTAATGAAATTTCTCCAATAAATTCACTAAACTGGACTTCATTATTTTTTATAAGTAAATTATCTGAAATTAGCTTGATTACATTAATTGGTTTAGCAAATTTCTTGGCAACATGACAAAGTGCGGCAGCTTCCATATCAAAAACTTCAATACTTTTTGAAGCTTTTATTACAAAATTTTCAAATTTATTTTCATCACTTATGAATAT
Coding sequences:
- a CDS encoding deoxynucleoside kinase, with protein sequence MRLVIFGTVGAGKTSFINALNKKLGYKVYAEPLNINPYFDKLYEQFQDKNSNTYKMELFMLTERMKQFLDSQSLNDVIFDRGVMDTLIFANANYEEGNLDKRDWDTYRTFFETNITPAIFSYNNVKGYDLVVYLRVTNQTSIARINQRAIPGELRVKTHFWELLNGLYEQWYLEWTDKIPFVVIDGNIDSIDEKVEQFIKKIR